Genomic DNA from Candidatus Hydrogenedentota bacterium:
ATGGGACGGTCAAAATTGTTGGGTAGGTGTTAACCCATTGGCGGCAATGAATTCCCCCTCCAGAGCCTTCCAAAAACCCCAGCTCCGCGCAACAGACAGGATTTTCCACAACAAGCCCAGCCCAGAGCCGTCATTCCCACGCACGCGGGAATCCAGTAATACCAACGGGTTACGCTAATCCTGCATCTCTGGATTCCCGTTTTCACGGGAATGAAGAAGGAGCGGTTTCTTGGTTTTTTCTCCGGTTGTGGTTTTTTTGGAAGGCCCCTTTCGCGGGAATGACGACTTTGGGCGTGCTGTGTGGCGGTTTTCGCCTCGGCGCACTGTGGCATGTGTGGGAGTATCCGCACACGCACTCAGAACACATACCCCTGCGACTTAATATCCTCCATAGCCTCCGGAGAGAGGGGGACCGTTTCGCCGACATGCGACAGGGCGGGCGTTTCGGTGGCGCCCTTGTCCAGCATTTGCCGCAACAGGACCATGTGCTCCGGTGAGAAATGCGCGGGTGAGGCCGCATCAACCGCTTCACGCGTTGCAATCCCCATGCGGACACAATGCGCGAAAAGCGCGGCCTTCAACCGTTGGAGTTCCTCCGGCCGTTCCCCGGACAGGTCGCGCAGTTCCCATGGGTCCACGGCGAGGTCATACAGCTCATACACTGACGGGCTGTCTTCCCTGAAAAGCACCCAGTCCCGGATGGATTCATCATCATTCCGGCGCGCCACTGACGCATTGCGGACGGTCATTTTCATTGCAGCGTCGCGAACGGTTAGATTACCCAGCTTCCGGTCCTCGGAGAAACTGAACGTGGGCGGTGGCAGCGCCGGGTCCAGCAAATTCCGGCCCTCCAACCCCTCCGGTGCGGGAATGCCAAGCGCCGCCAGCAGTGTCGGCATAATGTCCAAATTGCTGACCAGGCCCTGCGAGACAATGGCCCCCGGCTCGGTGATGCCTGGAATGCGGAGAATTAGCGGGACCCGCACGCACGTTTCATAGGGCGTCGGGTGGACCCATGCGCCCGGTTTCTCGTTCAGGGACTCCCCATGGTCGGAGAAAAGGGCGATGATCACCTTCTCATACAGTCCCAAATGGCGCAGCCGCAGCAGTGCCTCGCCCACCCGCCGGTCCATGTATGCGGCCTCGCCGTTGTACACCTCGCGGACGTAGCGGACATCGGCCTCGTTGGCCAGGGCCGGGTCGTTCGGGATGAGCCGGTTGAACAGCAGGTCAAAGGTGATGTCCACCGTGCCAAGGAGCCCGCCCTCGTTCCGCACGAGGTCCGGGTTGTGGTTGATGAACGCGGCGTGCGGCTCGTAGAGGTGCCGGAACAGCACAATCCCCCCGCCGCGCAATTCCCGCAGGGCGTCCCCGTTCAGGTCCAGAAACTTTCGGACCATTTCGGAGACCTCTTCCGTGTCGTCCGAATACAGATAGGCGTCGAATCCCTGGTCGAATCCCGTGCCCGGGCCGACAAACCCGTCGAACAACGTGCGCGCGAACCCGATGGTGAAGTAGCCTTGGTCCTTGAGCACCTCCGCCAGGGTGGTCACGCTTTGCGGCAGCGCGGACAAGTGCAGCTCCGCCTTGTGCTGGGCGGGGTACAGCGAAGTGAAAATGGACGCGAAGGAGGGGCGGGTCCACGGCGCGGCGGTGGTCACCTCTCCGTAGAGTGTCCCCTCGCGGGCAATCTGGTCCACGTTCGGCGTGTGGTTCTCCGCGGCGCCGTAGCATCCCAGGGCCTGCTGCCGCAGGGTGTCCGCCCCGAAGAGCACCACGTCGCGCAGGCGGGGCCGGTCCGCGTTTTCGTTGGCATACCGCCGCAGGGAGACAATTTCGCAGAGGAAGTCGTCCGCGCTCCAGCCGGAACCGGCCGCGCCGCGCAGGGGGGACTCCAGCACAAGACGCACTTTCTCCGTGCCGGACGGCGCTATGCAGGAGCGGCCCCGCGGAATCCAATTGTGGTAAAGCGCCGCCTGCGCCGCCGCCACCCGCCCCTCCGGCATTACCGCCTCCCACGCCCCGCCCGTTTCCACCCTGAAATAGGCCATGGAGCGGAAAAGCAGCGCCTCCGCCGAGTCAATCCTGCGCCACTCCCCCCCCGTGAGGGCCTCCACCATCACCGCGGGCTGCCGATCGGGCGCGCCTTCGGGGCGCACCCAGACGTTGAATTTCACCACATCCCCCTGCCCTGCGTCCATCGGCTCGGAGACAAGGCGCGCCGTGTCCGCCTCCCCGGCGGACGGGTTCATGGCAAGATGCATGCCCAATTTTCCGCGTCTTGCGCTTGCCTCCCGGGGTGTCCACTGGGATAAACCGGCGCGCTTCGGCTGCTCCGCCATCCAGTGCGCCGCGCCACCTTCCCCAGTCTCCTCGAAACCGCCATTTATATTTGTGGGACTCCCAAACTCCAGTGTCGGGAAAGAGGTCTCCAATGGCTCGTAGGCGTCCGGATCAGGTTGGTCCACCTGCGAGGGTGGGGTGGAAGTTGGTGGTGGAGTTTGCTTCTCCGATGGTCCGGTGCCCGGAGAGCAGGAAAGAAAGGCTGAAACAAGGAAAAAGCCCGCCAATGCAAAAAGAAACCACCGGGCCCGCCTCAAAAGTGCGAAATACATTGCGGATTGTGCGTGTGTCATCCGTTTTTCCAATCTTGTTCCCGCCATTATAGGAAAGGCGCAACACCCTGTTCAAAGGGGTGGGCCGCAATGCAGAATAATCAGCATGGATTGAGTGTTTATTCCTGTTTTGTCATTTTGCCGTGGTGTGACAAGGGTATTTCCGACTATTTACGGCATGTTCTTTTTTTCACCGCGTGTTGGTATACTATACGAACATGGATTGACGCACACCTCTTTCCCACTTTTGAAAGGACGATAAATGAGCCGGTTCGCATCGGTTTTATTGCCTGCCACACTTGCCGTTGTGGCCGCCTTTGGCGCGGCGGCGCAGGGTGTCACCCTGACAAGGAGTGTGTCGCCCGGCGCATTCCTGCCCGGCGGCACCGTCGAGGTGACCCTGACCATCAATTACACCGGTTCCCTGCGGATGACGGCGCTCGGCGGCGAGGAGGCCATTCCCCCCGGCTGGACTTTGGCCGGGTTCTCGGGGCCGAACCTTCCCGGTTCGCGGCTCATTAATCCGGATACCGGCCTGCTGGAGTACGCCTATTTCAACCAGGGCGCGTTTCCCCTTTCCTTCACCTACCGGCTGACCGTGCCGGAGGGCGACTTTGCGGACCATGTAATCACCGGACGGGTCCGTTACCGCCTCAACGCGGGCGAGTTGACCACCCCGGAACTGTCCACGCCGGTTTTCTACGACGCGCCGCCGGACGCCACCATCGCGCTGACGCGCACCGTCACGCCGGAAGTGTACACGCCGGGCGAGCCGGTCATGGTCACGGTGACCATTTCCCACGACGGCGGCGGCGTCATCACGGGCATGGTGCTGCGGGAGTCCCTCCCGGAGGGGTGGACGCCGGAGGCGCCCACGGGCGGCTGCGTGCCGAACCTTGTGACGATTGACCCCCGCACCAATGTGCTGCGCCTCGGCCACACGGAGACGCCGGAGTTCCCCTGCTCCTTCTCCTACCGTGTCACCCCGCCCGCTTCGGTGTCGGCAAACGCGCAAATCACGGGCGTGGTCAGGTTCAGGCTCAACGGGCAGGAGCGGAGTTCCGCCGAGGTGGCCACGGAGATCACCGCGCCGGAAATCCCCGGCGGATGCCGGGGCTGCGCGCGCGCCGGGGCGCAAAAACTGGGTGTGCCCTTCGCGGACATCTTTCTCGCGCTGCTGGCCCTGGCCGCACTGGCCGGGTTGTCCCGCAGGATGTAAGAGCGGCGTGGTCTCCAACCTTCTTCCGCCCGCCGGGGCGCGCGTGCTGGTGGCGATGAGCGGCGGCGTGGACAGCGCGGCGGCGGCGGTCCTCCTCAAGGAAAGGGGTTGCGACTGTGTCGGGGTGACGCTCCGGCTGGTGCCGGAGCCGGAGGGGAAACCTGTCTTCGAGCCCTGCTGCGGACTGGAGGCGGCGAACGACGCGCGCCGGGTCTGCGAGCGTCTGGGCATCCCCCACGAGGTCCTGCACACGGTGGACCGCTTTGACCGGGAAATCATCACGCCCTTCGTGGACGAGTACCGCGCGGGGCGCACCCCCAACCCCTGTGTCCAGTGCAACCGGAAAATCAAGTTCGGCGCGCTCTATGAGCGTGCGGACGCGCTGGGCTGCACCCATGTGGCCATGGGCCATTATGCGCGGCTGGTCCCGTTCGGGGAACGCCTCGCCCTGCGCAGGGGGGCGCACCGGCCCAAGGACCAGAGCTATGTGCTGGCGCCCCTGACCCAGGAGCAGCTCCGCCGCGCATGCTTTCCCCTGGGCGAACTGGACAAGGACCGGTCGCGGGAAATCGCGCGCGCCGTGGACGCGCGCAGCGGAAAAAAGGCCGAGAGCCAGGAAATCTGTTTTGTGGCGGACAAAGACTATGCGGGCTTTGTGGAGCGCCGCACGGCGCCCTCCCTGCCGGGCCCCATCTGCGACCCGTCGGGGCGCGTGCTGGGCACGCACCGGGGCCTGGTCCATTACACCATCGGCCAGCGGCACGGGCTGGGCATTGGCGCGGCGCGCCCGCTCTATGTGGCGGGGATGGACACCGCCGGGAACCGGCTGATTGTCGCGCATGAGGAGGGGACCTATTGCGGCGGCTTTGACACCGGGCCCTT
This window encodes:
- a CDS encoding sulfatase-like hydrolase/transferase gives rise to the protein MHLAMNPSAGEADTARLVSEPMDAGQGDVVKFNVWVRPEGAPDRQPAVMVEALTGGEWRRIDSAEALLFRSMAYFRVETGGAWEAVMPEGRVAAAQAALYHNWIPRGRSCIAPSGTEKVRLVLESPLRGAAGSGWSADDFLCEIVSLRRYANENADRPRLRDVVLFGADTLRQQALGCYGAAENHTPNVDQIAREGTLYGEVTTAAPWTRPSFASIFTSLYPAQHKAELHLSALPQSVTTLAEVLKDQGYFTIGFARTLFDGFVGPGTGFDQGFDAYLYSDDTEEVSEMVRKFLDLNGDALRELRGGGIVLFRHLYEPHAAFINHNPDLVRNEGGLLGTVDITFDLLFNRLIPNDPALANEADVRYVREVYNGEAAYMDRRVGEALLRLRHLGLYEKVIIALFSDHGESLNEKPGAWVHPTPYETCVRVPLILRIPGITEPGAIVSQGLVSNLDIMPTLLAALGIPAPEGLEGRNLLDPALPPPTFSFSEDRKLGNLTVRDAAMKMTVRNASVARRNDDESIRDWVLFREDSPSVYELYDLAVDPWELRDLSGERPEELQRLKAALFAHCVRMGIATREAVDAASPAHFSPEHMVLLRQMLDKGATETPALSHVGETVPLSPEAMEDIKSQGYVF
- the mnmA gene encoding tRNA 2-thiouridine(34) synthase MnmA, producing the protein MVSNLLPPAGARVLVAMSGGVDSAAAAVLLKERGCDCVGVTLRLVPEPEGKPVFEPCCGLEAANDARRVCERLGIPHEVLHTVDRFDREIITPFVDEYRAGRTPNPCVQCNRKIKFGALYERADALGCTHVAMGHYARLVPFGERLALRRGAHRPKDQSYVLAPLTQEQLRRACFPLGELDKDRSREIARAVDARSGKKAESQEICFVADKDYAGFVERRTAPSLPGPICDPSGRVLGTHRGLVHYTIGQRHGLGIGAARPLYVAGMDTAGNRLIVAHEEGTYCGGFDTGPLQWGGMVPQEAPFACLAQLRSRHNPGPAGVTPGPEGASVRLVQPQRAVTPGQWAVFYDDADHVLASAMITRAHPAGDAAAAL